The window AAATAACACCTTTGGCGACTTGACCTCCAGCAACGTCTTGAAGTAAAGCGGCTGCATAATCCAACGCTGTCTTAGAATTGCTGATATCGATTTCCCGTTCGAATCGTTGACTGGCTTGTGAATGTAAATTAAAGCGCCGAGCAGTTTTACGAATTAAAATTGGATCGAAAACGGCTGATTCCAAAACAACATCCGTAGTCTGTTGAGTAACTTCTGACTGAGTACCGCCCATGACACCCGCAAGCATCTGAGGATCTTCGCCATCGTAAACGACAATATCCTCTCCAGCCTTAAGCTGGCGTATTTGCCCATCTAACGTCTTGAACTTTTCATCTTTTGATAAAGAGACCTTTATATTTTTATACTTCAGCCTATTTAAATCAAAAACATGCATTGGCTGTCCAAATAAAAGCATGATGTAATTTGTGACATCAACCAAGTTATTGATCGGACGCAGGCCTGAATTCCACAAACGGCGTTGAAGCCATAAAGGGCTCTCTTCAACTTTTACGTTGTTAATAATTCTGAGATAATAACGACCGGCCAGTTTTGAGTCAACATTAACTGAAATTTGTGATTTAGATGTTTCGCCGCTTTCCTGAAGTTTTAACTCTGGAAACTTAAAATCTTTCTCTAAAAGTGCAGAGAATTCATATAAATTTCCTCTGATCGAAAGCATGTCACCACGATTAGCGGTCAATTCCGTATCGATCATTAAATCGTCAATTCCGAGCGCTTCGACCGCATCATCTCCCACTTGAACATCGTTGTCCTTAGGAAAAACGTAAATTCCGGCTTCGTGTTTTTTTGGTGCAATCGAATCGTCAAAACCAATTTCCTGTAATGAAACCAACATTCCTTGACTAATTTCTCCATCAAGAGTTGTTGTTTCAATTTTTTTACCATTAGGCAAAAATGCTCCAGGCAATGCCAAAACAACCAACTGACTTTTTGCAATGTTTGGTGCCCCTGTAACAATTTGATAATCTCTTTTGCCAACATTTATAATTGCAATTTTTAAATGACTCGAATTCTCAATTGTTCTAATGTCTAAGACCTTGCCAACAACCAAATTACTCGATTGAGGAATTTGATAACCATTTTCCGCAACTTCGGTAGACGTTAAAGCCAATTTGTCCGATACTTTTTGAGCATCAGTCTCATCATTAACCGGAAAATCCGGCATATATTCTTTAATCCAATTAACAGAAACCTTCATTATTCACCCACCTGACAGAATTGCTTCAAAAATCGCAAATCATCCAAATAAAAATTACGAATATCGTCAATACTATATTTGATCATCGCAAAACGATCCGGACCTAAACCAAAAGCAAAACCGGAGTACTCTTCCGGATCGATATTAGCCATTTTTAAGACGTTTGGATGGACCATTCCGGCACCAAGGACTTCAATCCACTCTATGTCTTCTGAAGCGGTATTTTTGTCCACTGTGTTCCAACTGATGTCCACTTCCAAACTAGGTTCGGTAAAAGGAAAATAACTCTGACGAAAACGCATTGCGTGGCCCTTGCCAAATAATTCATCCGTTAAAGTTTGCAGAGTTCCCTTTAAATCAGCCAAAGTAATTTTTTTACCAACTACCAATCCCTCAATTTGATGGAACTGATGAGAATGAGTTGCATCGTCATTATCACGTCGGTAGACTTTTCCAGGACTAATCATTTTTAATGGTCCGGTCGAAAAATCATGTTTGTCCATTGCTCGAGCCTGCATGGCCGAAGTCTGTGTTCTCAAAAGTACATTTGGTGTGAGATAAAAAGTATCCTGCATATCACGAGCAGGATGGTCTTTGGGCAAATTCATTCTCTCAAAATTATATTGATCTGTTTCAATCTCTCGACCATACATTACCTGGTATCCCTGGCTTAGAAAATGATCCTCGATCTGATCTTGAATTTGCTGCAAAACATGTTTCGTACCAATTTGAAAAGTTTCGCCCGGCAAAGTCACGTCGATTTTTTCAGAAGTCAACTGTGTATCCAACTTGTTTTCTTCAAGAATGCGCTTCTTTTGAGAAATTTTCGTCTCCAATTGAGTCCGAATTTGATTTGCCATTTGTCCAATTACTGGTTTTTCACGAGGACTTAAATCCTTTAATCCCTTGAGAATTTTGGTTAAATCACCCTTTTTTCCAAGCAAATGCACACGAATATTTTCAACCAAATCAACATTATTCGATTTATCGATATCAATTGAAACCTTCTTCTTTAATTCTTCTAATTCGTCCTTAATATCCATCTTTTTTCCTGACTAATAAAAAAATCCCTCGTGCAAACGCACCAGGGACGATTTCATCGTGTTACCACCCAAATTTATAGGAAACAAAAAAGCTTCCTAACTCTTAAAGCCAATAACGGAGCCAACCGCTAGCGATTAACTAGAATAATTAGAAGTGAAATTCAGCTTTTACTGTTACCGGCTTCCACCAATTCCGGTTCGCTTACAACATCACAGCCTACTAATCTTCCACAAATTTTTAAATATTTTCAGCAGCCCAACGAGAAATTTCCGACATTAACGGTCGCATTGAACTACCCTTGTTCGTTAAACGATAGCCCAGTTTTCCATTATCGGGACAACAAACACGTTTAATGATACCAGCGTCTTCCAACTCTTTCAACCTAACTGTTAGGACACGGTCGCTACAAGCATGCACGCTCCTTGACAATTCAGCAAAATGAAGAGAACCATGATCACTATCCAATAAAGACTGGATAATTAGCCCATTCCACTTTCTTCCCAAGATTTCAAACGCCGATTCTGTGAACTCTAATCTCTCAGCCATACTTACATATTATTAGGAAAATCAATTTAATGCAAACATTAAGATTCCGCCCGCTACAGCAACGTTTAATGATTCAGCTTTACCTAAGAAATTAATATGCAAATTTTCACTAGTTTTAGCTTGAATTTGTGGATCAATTCCTTGTCCTTCATTACCTAAAATTAAAGCAAAATTCTTTTCCGGAACAACTGTTTTATAGTCAACTGAATCTTCCGATAACGTACTACCATAAACGTTATAATCATTCTCTTCAAGTTTTTCAACCCAATCATTTAAATCAACTTCTTTAACCACTTTTAAATGAAATTGACTACCTTGCATTGCCCGCACAACTTTCGGATTGAAAGGATCAGCAGATTCATTCGATAAAGCCACACCTGAAAAACCAGCAGCATCAGCCGTTCTAATCAAAGTACCAACATTTCCCGGATCTTGTATCCTATCTAAAAGAAGCCAGGAACCATTATGAATGTATTTAGGATCAAAAGAATTATTCGGAAGGCTTGTTTGGGCAAAAATCCCCTGCGGAGTATTGGTTTTGGCAATATGGCGAGCAACTTCCTCAGTTACTTGAAAAGCAGGTACGCCTTGAGGAACATCGATCAGGTGCTGGTCCATCTGTTCTTCAGTAGCAATTACAGCTTGAATGGGTGCTGCTTGATTCAAAGCTTCTTGAACCAGGTGCCAGCCATCAAGCATATAAGTTCCAGATTTTTCGCGGCCTTTTAATGTTTGCAGACTAGTCCAAGTTTTAACTCTTGAATTTTGATTTGAAGTAATAATTTCCATTATATTTTTGGTTTCCTTTGCTGTTTTCCAGCGTTGCGCCTATGGGCGTTATTTTTTTTATCAACTTTTTTCATTGGAACATCAGTTGACACATCAGTTGTAATATCTTTGACAAGTTCTCCTTGGCTGGAATTACTCGTCGCTTTAGCTAGCAAATCATCAACAACATTTTTAACCTTAAATTCTTTTCGAATTTTTGCCTGCAATTTTGGACGAATTTTAAGCAGTATCAAAGTTTGAATTAAGACGAAAAATCCACCAACAACGAAATAAAGTCCCAAAGCCGCGGATTGGAAAATTGCAAAAAAGAACATCATGATCGGTGTAAACCAAATCATTGTCTGCATTTGCTTTCTTTGGGCTTCAGGAGTTGTTTTCAGCATAAACCAAGATTGAGCAACATAAAAAATTCCAGCAATAATAGCAATCGTTATAGAGGGCTTATATAATGCGATACCAAAGAAATGGGATCCATTTAGCAAAAAGGAAGTATTGTAATTCGCTGGATCGATATGATCAACTTTTAAAATACTGGTTGATAAGCGGATAGCTGTATACAAACTAGAAATAATCGGTAATTGAATCAACATTGATAGAAAATTAACCCCGCCAATCATCGAAACATTATTTTCTCGGTATACAGACATCATCGCCGTATTTACGGCAACTTTTTCTTCTTGAGTCTCAGCTGTCTTCATGGCAGCTTGAACCTTTGTCAATTGTGGTTGAAGCATTGCCATTTTTTCCGATTGAATAGTTGCTTTCCTTTGCTGATCAAACATAATCGGAAATAGAACAATTCTAATAACAGCGGTTATTGCAATAATCGCAAAACCAATACCATTAGTTGACTTAAAAACGTCATTTGCCATCCATTTCATAAAGACAACCATATATTGGCCAATCCACAACCAAGTACGACCAGTTTTTGTGTAGCCACCAGTCATTAATAAAATTTCCAAGGCAATCAAGACAAATATAATTAATCGTCTAACAGATTGCCATGCACTCGCTTTTTCTTTACTCATAAGATAATATTCTACCTGTCTTCATTGTTGTCTGGAAAGAAATCACCAAGGTTTTGTGTTGTTTCCTTGTGATCTTGACTTTCAGGTTCAACGTAATCTTCTTCATCAATTAATTTCCAACCTTTACCAGAAACAGGTTTTTCCTTTAATTCTTCGTTAGTATAGACGGCAATTGGCAATTCAGTAATAATATTTTCCAAAATAGCAGCATCCAAATCCAATTGATTTCTTTCAATCAGAAACACTTGTTCCGTTTGTGCAAATGTATCAAGTGTCTCCTGGTCCTGAACATAAAGCTCATTCATCGGCATCTCAAAAGAATATTGAACCGGATTAAAACTACGTGCCGAAGGCAAAACAGCTATCCCTTTAATCTTTAAAGCAACAGAAATTTGGTCATTTCTTCCATAACTAATTTCGCCAGTAACATGAAGAGGCTTTAAGTCTAACAAACGATCGAAAAAATTTTCGCGAGCCGGAGCAGACAAATCAATTGTTTCATCGATCAGCAGCGGTGTTTTTTGATATTTCCGTAATTGTTGAACCAAATATTTCATTCCTGAATTGGCGTCCTTCTAATATCCTGTGAACTTTTAAAGCCCATAATCTGGTTATAAACCAAACCGGCCTTATAATCGATTACTAATGATTTATTAGCTATTTTCTGATCAACATGACTAATTGTCGGAAAGTTAAATTGACCTTTTTTCTCATGCAAATATTGTCTTCCTTTTGCTGTAAACCCCAGTAAACGATGGTATGGGTTTTGCATTGCCAAGCTCATTTGATCAACTTTAATGTTCAGCAATATGTACACCAATACTCTATGCAAACGCGCAAAAGTATATCGCTTTGACTTGATCAAAGCAAGTAATTCGCCAAAATTCGACGGATTTTTTTCAATCGCTTGCTTAATTAAATACTCCA of the Oenococcus sp. UCMA 16435 genome contains:
- a CDS encoding phenylalanine--tRNA ligase subunit beta → MKVSVNWIKEYMPDFPVNDETDAQKVSDKLALTSTEVAENGYQIPQSSNLVVGKVLDIRTIENSSHLKIAIINVGKRDYQIVTGAPNIAKSQLVVLALPGAFLPNGKKIETTTLDGEISQGMLVSLQEIGFDDSIAPKKHEAGIYVFPKDNDVQVGDDAVEALGIDDLMIDTELTANRGDMLSIRGNLYEFSALLEKDFKFPELKLQESGETSKSQISVNVDSKLAGRYYLRIINNVKVEESPLWLQRRLWNSGLRPINNLVDVTNYIMLLFGQPMHVFDLNRLKYKNIKVSLSKDEKFKTLDGQIRQLKAGEDIVVYDGEDPQMLAGVMGGTQSEVTQQTTDVVLESAVFDPILIRKTARRFNLHSQASQRFEREIDISNSKTALDYAAALLQDVAGGQVAKGVISGLNKESSEKKIKISLSDINDNLGTNVKLSEVENIWKRLNFEYDLSGEKFVVLIPQRRPDITIKADLIEEFVRIYGYEKIPARLPQAVNKQSGLTVDEKLDRAIRNVLLGLGLNQAISYSLTDPEVARTFVLEEGREVSLSHPMSQEHSVMRRSILSTLLQVASYNAVREANDIRLFESGAVFSKQNGDQLPKEDHQVAGLISGVPAGNWQHNQKKYDFYYIKGILESFFDSLDLKLPISYQASAQHKEMHPGRTADLYIGDRYLGFVGQVNPKLSNEYKMDSVFVFQINSDLIHELYKANQDYTPLDKFPGTERDLSLLVDKKIESTKIEQMIKENAGDYLRKLQVIDVYQGKELGENKKSISYRLNFVNSQATITDGQVNQSIEKIEGELTKQLSIVVR
- the pheS gene encoding phenylalanine--tRNA ligase subunit alpha, translating into MDIKDELEELKKKVSIDIDKSNNVDLVENIRVHLLGKKGDLTKILKGLKDLSPREKPVIGQMANQIRTQLETKISQKKRILEENKLDTQLTSEKIDVTLPGETFQIGTKHVLQQIQDQIEDHFLSQGYQVMYGREIETDQYNFERMNLPKDHPARDMQDTFYLTPNVLLRTQTSAMQARAMDKHDFSTGPLKMISPGKVYRRDNDDATHSHQFHQIEGLVVGKKITLADLKGTLQTLTDELFGKGHAMRFRQSYFPFTEPSLEVDISWNTVDKNTASEDIEWIEVLGAGMVHPNVLKMANIDPEEYSGFAFGLGPDRFAMIKYSIDDIRNFYLDDLRFLKQFCQVGE
- a CDS encoding helix-turn-helix transcriptional regulator, which produces MAERLEFTESAFEILGRKWNGLIIQSLLDSDHGSLHFAELSRSVHACSDRVLTVRLKELEDAGIIKRVCCPDNGKLGYRLTNKGSSMRPLMSEISRWAAENI
- a CDS encoding RNA methyltransferase gives rise to the protein MEIITSNQNSRVKTWTSLQTLKGREKSGTYMLDGWHLVQEALNQAAPIQAVIATEEQMDQHLIDVPQGVPAFQVTEEVARHIAKTNTPQGIFAQTSLPNNSFDPKYIHNGSWLLLDRIQDPGNVGTLIRTADAAGFSGVALSNESADPFNPKVVRAMQGSQFHLKVVKEVDLNDWVEKLEENDYNVYGSTLSEDSVDYKTVVPEKNFALILGNEGQGIDPQIQAKTSENLHINFLGKAESLNVAVAGGILMFALN
- the yidC gene encoding membrane protein insertase YidC, which translates into the protein MSKEKASAWQSVRRLIIFVLIALEILLMTGGYTKTGRTWLWIGQYMVVFMKWMANDVFKSTNGIGFAIIAITAVIRIVLFPIMFDQQRKATIQSEKMAMLQPQLTKVQAAMKTAETQEEKVAVNTAMMSVYRENNVSMIGGVNFLSMLIQLPIISSLYTAIRLSTSILKVDHIDPANYNTSFLLNGSHFFGIALYKPSITIAIIAGIFYVAQSWFMLKTTPEAQRKQMQTMIWFTPIMMFFFAIFQSAALGLYFVVGGFFVLIQTLILLKIRPKLQAKIRKEFKVKNVVDDLLAKATSNSSQGELVKDITTDVSTDVPMKKVDKKNNAHRRNAGKQQRKPKI
- a CDS encoding DUF177 domain-containing protein encodes the protein MKYLVQQLRKYQKTPLLIDETIDLSAPARENFFDRLLDLKPLHVTGEISYGRNDQISVALKIKGIAVLPSARSFNPVQYSFEMPMNELYVQDQETLDTFAQTEQVFLIERNQLDLDAAILENIITELPIAVYTNEELKEKPVSGKGWKLIDEEDYVEPESQDHKETTQNLGDFFPDNNEDR